A region of the Candidatus Methylomirabilis oxygeniifera genome:
CCGGATCGAGCAGTATCGTCTCCAGAGCAGCCTTAACCTTCTTCTTGAGTTCCGGGTGGAGGTGTCTGAGCAAGGCGCGGACAGTATCAGGAGCCCGGAGTTTCCGAGACGGTGCGGCCATCTTATGCGCGGGTCGTACGCCGGGGCGTGAGCAACTCCTCGAGAGCGTACAGCCGCTTGGTCTTTGCAAGACCGCGGAGACCTCCTCGGATCTCCTCCATCAACTCAGTGTCCGTTCGGATCGCCACGGTCTCTTGCCAGCTCTCGGCCTCATCCGGGCTGATCAGCACAGCGGCCGGCTTGCCGTTCCGCGTGATGACGATCTGCTCGTCCCGCGAGTGAACCTCGTCGATGAGTCGGCTCAACTTCATTTTGACCTCGGATAGCGGGAGTGTCTTCATAGATTTGGTCCTCCTGTAGGTTGACCTTAATTCTGACTAGATTGTTACGCGATGCTGGAGGCCTTGTCAAGATAAACACAGATGCCTGCGCGTTTCGGATAGTCGAAAGTAAGAGGTGAGAGGGTCAAGGCGTGCGAGATTTTGGCTGCTCCGCTCGGGCGATATGGTAGCTCAAGGTCTTGAGGAGGGCCGACAGGTCGACGTTCTGGACCTTCACCGAATCGGGGGCGGTCAGTTGAGCGGGGGCGAAATTCAAGACCGCAATGACCCCGCCCTTCACGAGGGCGTCGAGGACAACCTGGGCGCCTGGGGCAGGAACGGCTAAGATCCCGATCTTAATCTTCCGCTTGCGGACAACCGAGGCGATCGTCCCGGTATCCATCACCTGCAACCCGTCAATCCGTCGACCGATCTTGGCCGGGTCCCGATCAAATACGACAGAGATCTTAAATCCTTTCTCCTGGAATCCCCGATAGGCAATCAACGCAGAGCCCAGATTCCCCAACCCGACCAAGGCCACCTCCCACGCCCGCTTGAGGCCCAGAATCTCCTCCAGGCTATGCCGAAGGGGGGTCACGTAGTACCCCAGACCCCTGATGCCAAACTGGCCGAAGTAGGCCAGGTCCTTTCGCACTTGGGCGGAATTCAGGCCGAAACGATCGGCCAGTTGCTTGGACGAGATGCTCATCGTCCCTTCATTCTCCAACTCTTCCACGCAACGCAGATAGATCGAAAGCCGGGTGACGGTCTTCTCGGGAATCTTGATCGCTTTCATGGATAGAGACCCTCTCATCCTGTAATGGCTGAGACCGACTGTCGTGCCAGATCGAGTAACCTCGACGGGAATAGGCCAAGGTGAAGGGTTCCCATCACAGACACCGCCACGGCCAGAACGGCCGCTGCGGATGCCTGGACAAGCGGTATCTGTCCTCGACTCTGATCGTGGGGCGGGGAGGTTGCCTCGCTCATATACATGATGACGATAACGCGGAGATAAAAGTAGACCGAGACCACGCTGTTCAGGACGCCGATCACTGCCAGGACCGGATAGTCGCCTTCAAGGGCGGCGCTGAAGATATACAGTTTACCCATGAAGCCGGCTGTCGGAGGGATCCCGGCCAGTGAGAACATGAAGACAGCCATGCAAGCGGCCAGGACCGGACGCTGCCATCCGAGACCGGCGTAGTCGGTCAGCAACAGCCGCTCTCGCTCATGACCTTGCAACGCGATGATGACCGCGAAGACACCAAGGTTCATCAGGGCGTAGGCAACCAGGTAGAAGAGGATGCCGGCAACTCCGGATGACCCACCGGCGACCAACGCAACCAACAGATACCCGGCATGCGCGATCGAGCTGTAGGCGAGCATCCGCTTGATGTTGCTTTGAACCAGGGCCACCAGATTACCTACGGTCATGGTGAGGACCGCCAGAACCCAGATCGCCACCAACCACTGCACGTGAAGGGCAGGCAATGCCAGAAGAAATACTCGCAGGAAGGCGGCAAAGGCCGCCGCCTTGGTTCCGGCAATCATAAACGCTGTCACCGAGGTGGGCGCCCCCTCATATACGTCTGGGGCCCACATATGGAACGGGACAGAGGCGATCTTGAAGCCGAACCCAACCAGCAGCAACCCTCCCCCGATCAGGAACAGGGGCGCGGGGGGATGCCCATCAACCAGAAAGGCCGCAATCTGTCGAAGAACGGTCGTGCCGGTCGCCCCATAAATCAGGGCAATGCCATAGAGGAAAAAGCCGCTGGCAAAGGCCCCGAGCAGGAGGTACTTCAGCGCCGACTCGTTCGAGCGAAGCTCTGTCTTCCAGAACCCGGCAAGCGTGTACAGGGCGAGCGAGAAGGTTTCAAGCCCCAGAAAAATCACGATCAGGTCCCCCCCTGCAGCCATGAGCATCATCCCCAATACCGAGAAAAGCACCAGGCTGTAATACTCTCCCTGGTCGGCGGCTGCGGTGTCGAGATAGCCCATCGACAGCAGGACGGTCAATATGCCAATCGGGCCGAGCATGAGATAAAAGAAGAGTGAAAATCGGTCTAATACGACCGCGTCATGAAGGCCGTAGCGAACCATTCCCTGATCCGGGTCGAGGACAGGTCCCCATGAACTGATCGATAGCAGGATCGACGCCGCGAGCGCGATCAGGCTCAGGATGGCGACGAGGTATTTCCGCCCTGGCGGGAGAAAGAGCTCTGCCACCAACGTCGTGAGACCTCCAAGGGCGACTGGTAAGAGCGGCGCAAAGGGAGCCCAGTCGATCTGAGGCAGCACAAGCTCCATCAATTCGCGCTCCGCGTCTCAAAAACAGGGTATAGGGAGTCGGAGGTAGGGTATCGGATCACATACGGGGAGACCTGTCCAACTCCGCCACCCTCCACCCTCCACCCGCCACCCTGCTTTTCGCACTCTGTGCTTCGCACTTCGCAGAGGAGCTGCGCAACCGACGCATCCATCCTTCTAAGGAGAGGGTTCGGATTCAGACCGATCCATACAATGAGCAGGATGATCGGAATCAGCATCGCCATCTCGCGACCGCTGATATCATCGAGTGTGAGATTCTCGGCCCGTCGGCTTTGCCCCCACATCACGCGTTGCCACATCCAGAGCATATAGACCGCCGCCAGAATGATACCAAGGGTCGCGAGTACCGCAAATCCTTTGTGGACGCGGAATGTCCCCGCCAGGATCAGGAACTCCCCCACAAACCCGTTCAGACCCGGCAGGCCAATAGAAGACATGGTCACAACCAGGAAACAGAGCGCAAAGCGAGGGAGCACCCGCGAAAGTCCGCCGAACTCCTCTATCATTCTGGTATGGCGTCGCTCATAGATCATCCCAACCAGCAGGAAGAGGGCGCCGGTGGAGAGGCCATGGTTGACCATTTGGAGGATCGAGCCCTCCACGGACTGCACATTCATGGCGAAGATGCCCAGCATCACGAATCCCAGGTGACTCACGGAACTATAGGCCACCAGTCGCTTGAGATCATCCTGAACCATGGCAACCAGCGCGCCGTACAGGATGCCGATCACGGCCAGCGCAGAAATCAATGGGGTAAACGCGATAGCCGCTTCCGGAAAGAGCGGAAGCGCGAATCGAAGGAATCCGTATGTTCCCATCTTCAAAAGAACCCCGGCCAACAGCACGCTTCCCGCCGTCGGCGCCTCCACATGGGCGTCCGGTAACCATGTATGAAACGGAAACATCGGCACCTTGATGGCAAAGGCGAGCGCAAAGGCGGCGAAGAGCAGCAGTTGCGTCCCGTACGGGATCGGTCCGCCGATTAACTCCAGGAGGTCAAACGACAACCGACCCGTGCTTTCCCGATGCAGGAAGGCCAAGGCGATCATCGCCAGCAGCATCAGGACGCTTCCCGCCATTGTATACAGAACGAACTTTACAGTGGCATAGACTCGCCGATGCCCGCCCCAGACCCCGATCAGGAAATACATCGGGATCAGCATCCCCTCCCAGAACACATAGAAGAGCACGAGATCCAGGGCAACGAATACGCCGATCATGCCGGTTTGAAGCAGCAGCACGCAGATCATGTATGCTTTCACCCGATTCGTAATCCCGGAGAAGGAGGCCAGGATCGCGATAGGCGTGAGAAAGGTCGTGAGGAGCAGCAGCGGCAGACTGATCCCATCCACGCCGAGAAAATAGCTGCTTCCGATCGAATCGATCCACGGCGCCCGCTCCACAAACTGCATGCCGGCCTCGGCCGGATCAAAGCGTACATACACGATGAGAGAGAGTAGGAGGTTGAGGCCGGAGATGGCCACCGCGAGCCGCTTGATCAGCGCTTCTCGCATCCCATCGACACATGCGAGCAAAAGCGCGCCACACAGCGGCAGGGCAATAAGTATTGAGAGGATCGGACCGCCCGCCTGACTCATATCATCCCCTGTGCCCTATCCGGAAAACGCCAGATACCCCAACAGGACCACCGCACCCACAAGGATCGACAGGATATAGGTTGGAACATAGCCGGTCTGAAGTCGCCTCAGCAGGTGTCCGGCACGGGTTGCAAGCGCAGCAACGCCGTTGACCGACCCGTCGATCACACGCGCATCGAACGACTCCGATAGGGTGCGAGCGGAGACGACGGCCGGACGGATCACCGTCTTATCGTACAGTTCATCAACCCAATATTTGTGCAAGAGGGCACGATACAGCGCGGGATACCGCGCGGCACACGCCTCAGCTCTGGCAGGATCCCGAAGGTAGCACCAAAAAGCTATAGCGATCCCACCGACTGCCATCACAAGAGCCACGACCGCAAGTACGATCCCGGAGGCCGGCTCGGCTGAGGCCTCATGCGCCGACACGGGGAAGACCGAACCCAGGAAGCGGTGCAGTACACCTGAGTCCGGCGGGACACCGACAAACCCGACGGTCGACGATCCGAGCGCCAACAACACAAGCGGCAGGCGCATGCTCCACGGCGCCTCGTGCAGGTGGCTGAGGGTGTGGGAGTCGAGCCTCGACTGTCCCGCAAAGGCAAGGAAGTAGAGACGAAACATGTAGAACCCGGTGCCGGCCGCGGTCAACGCTCCAATGACCCAGAGCGGCCCGTGTCCCGAGGCGTAGACGGCGGACAGGATCTCATCCTTGCTCCAGAAGCCGGCGAATGGGGCAATCCCGGCGTTCGCCAGCGCACCGACAAGAAAGCTGCCTGCCGTGACACGCAGGGAGTGCCGCAGCCCGCCCATCTTCCGTATATCCTGCTCACCGGCCAACGCATGAATCACCGATCCGGCCGACAGGAAGAGGAGGGCCTTAAAAAAGGCGTGGGTCATCAGGTGAAAGATCCCCGCAGCGTACGCCCCGACTCCCAAGCCTAAAAACATATAGCCGAGCTGGGAGATGGTCGAGTAGGCGATAATCCGCTTGATATCGGTCTGTACCAGGGCGATGCTCGCCGCATAGAGGGCCGTGAGGCCGCCGACCCAAGCGACGATCTCCAGGCTGACGGGCGCCAGTTGGAACAGGGGGGCGGAACGCGCGACCAAGTAGACGCCCGCCGTCACCATGGTCGCCGCATGAATCAGCGCCGAGACGGGAGTGGGTCCCTCCATCGCATCAGGCAACCAGACATACAACGGGAGTTGGGCCGACTTGCCGGTTGCACCGATGAACAGGAGGAGGGTGAGAAGACATGCGGCCACAGAGCCGTACGCCAGTACGGTCGGCGCTTCCGTCAACACGGTCTGGAAGTCCAGCGAGCCGAACAGCAGGATCATCCAGATCAGTCCCACAACCATGGCACCGTCGCCGATCCGGTTCACCAGGAAGGCCTTGGTACCGGCGGATGCCGCAGCCGGTCGCTCGAACCAGAAACCGATCAACAGGTACGAACAGAGACCTACACCCTCCCATCCCACAAAGAGCATGAGGTAGTTATCGGCCAGGACCAGGACCAGCATCTCAGCCAGAAAGAGATTGAGCAGCGCGAAGAAACGGTGGTAGTCGCGGTCTTCCTCCATATAGCCAATCGAGTAGATGTGAATGAGTAGACCCACGCCACACACCACCAACGCCATGATGGCAGAGAGGGGATCGAACAGAAACCCGAACGAGACCGAGAAATCACCGGAGGCGATCCAGGAGCCGAGGGAGGAGCGAAGCAGGCGCCCTTCCGACGGCATCTGAAGGAGGCGGACAAAGGCCACTAGAGAAAGAAGCAGC
Encoded here:
- a CDS encoding Prevent-host-death protein; translation: MKTLPLSEVKMKLSRLIDEVHSRDEQIVITRNGKPAAVLISPDEAESWQETVAIRTDTELMEEIRGGLRGLAKTKRLYALEELLTPRRTTRA
- the nuoM gene encoding NADH-quinone oxidoreductase chain M (NADH dehydrogenase I, chain M) (NDH-1, chain M) (Evidence 2a : Function of homologous gene experimentally demonstrated in an other organism; PubMedId : 12118882, 12923180, 12975362, 15175326, 15368583, 7565112, 9219542; Product type e : enzyme) → MSQAGGPILSILIALPLCGALLLACVDGMREALIKRLAVAISGLNLLLSLIVYVRFDPAEAGMQFVERAPWIDSIGSSYFLGVDGISLPLLLLTTFLTPIAILASFSGITNRVKAYMICVLLLQTGMIGVFVALDLVLFYVFWEGMLIPMYFLIGVWGGHRRVYATVKFVLYTMAGSVLMLLAMIALAFLHRESTGRLSFDLLELIGGPIPYGTQLLLFAAFALAFAIKVPMFPFHTWLPDAHVEAPTAGSVLLAGVLLKMGTYGFLRFALPLFPEAAIAFTPLISALAVIGILYGALVAMVQDDLKRLVAYSSVSHLGFVMLGIFAMNVQSVEGSILQMVNHGLSTGALFLLVGMIYERRHTRMIEEFGGLSRVLPRFALCFLVVTMSSIGLPGLNGFVGEFLILAGTFRVHKGFAVLATLGIILAAVYMLWMWQRVMWGQSRRAENLTLDDISGREMAMLIPIILLIVWIGLNPNPLLRRMDASVAQLLCEVRSTECEKQGGGWRVEGGGVGQVSPYVIRYPTSDSLYPVFETRSAN
- a CDS encoding putative G-protein coupled receptor 124 precursor (Tumor endothelial marker 5) (fragment) (Evidence 3 : Function proposed based on presence of conserved amino acid motif, structural feature or limited homology), translated to MFILTRPPASRNNLVRIKVNLQEDQIYEDTPAIRGQNEVEPTHRRGSLAGRADRHHAERQAGRCADQPG
- the nuoL gene encoding NADH-quinone oxidoreductase chain L (NADH dehydrogenase I, chain L) (NDH-1, chain L) (Evidence 2a : Function of homologous gene experimentally demonstrated in an other organism; PubMedId : 12118882, 12923180, 12975362, 15175326, 15368583, 7565112, 9219542; Product type e : enzyme) translates to MVWLIPLIPLAGSLVVGLMGRRMPRRLVAVVACTAVSLSLLLSLVAFVRLLQMPSEGRLLRSSLGSWIASGDFSVSFGFLFDPLSAIMALVVCGVGLLIHIYSIGYMEEDRDYHRFFALLNLFLAEMLVLVLADNYLMLFVGWEGVGLCSYLLIGFWFERPAAASAGTKAFLVNRIGDGAMVVGLIWMILLFGSLDFQTVLTEAPTVLAYGSVAACLLTLLLFIGATGKSAQLPLYVWLPDAMEGPTPVSALIHAATMVTAGVYLVARSAPLFQLAPVSLEIVAWVGGLTALYAASIALVQTDIKRIIAYSTISQLGYMFLGLGVGAYAAGIFHLMTHAFFKALLFLSAGSVIHALAGEQDIRKMGGLRHSLRVTAGSFLVGALANAGIAPFAGFWSKDEILSAVYASGHGPLWVIGALTAAGTGFYMFRLYFLAFAGQSRLDSHTLSHLHEAPWSMRLPLVLLALGSSTVGFVGVPPDSGVLHRFLGSVFPVSAHEASAEPASGIVLAVVALVMAVGGIAIAFWCYLRDPARAEACAARYPALYRALLHKYWVDELYDKTVIRPAVVSARTLSESFDARVIDGSVNGVAALATRAGHLLRRLQTGYVPTYILSILVGAVVLLGYLAFSG
- the nuoN gene encoding NADH-quinone oxidoreductase chain N (NADH dehydrogenase I, chain N) (NDH-1, chain N) (Evidence 2a : Function of homologous gene experimentally demonstrated in an other organism; PubMedId : 12118882, 12923180, 12975362, 15175326, 15368583, 7565112, 9219542; Product type e : enzyme), coding for MELVLPQIDWAPFAPLLPVALGGLTTLVAELFLPPGRKYLVAILSLIALAASILLSISSWGPVLDPDQGMVRYGLHDAVVLDRFSLFFYLMLGPIGILTVLLSMGYLDTAAADQGEYYSLVLFSVLGMMLMAAGGDLIVIFLGLETFSLALYTLAGFWKTELRSNESALKYLLLGAFASGFFLYGIALIYGATGTTVLRQIAAFLVDGHPPAPLFLIGGGLLLVGFGFKIASVPFHMWAPDVYEGAPTSVTAFMIAGTKAAAFAAFLRVFLLALPALHVQWLVAIWVLAVLTMTVGNLVALVQSNIKRMLAYSSIAHAGYLLVALVAGGSSGVAGILFYLVAYALMNLGVFAVIIALQGHERERLLLTDYAGLGWQRPVLAACMAVFMFSLAGIPPTAGFMGKLYIFSAALEGDYPVLAVIGVLNSVVSVYFYLRVIVIMYMSEATSPPHDQSRGQIPLVQASAAAVLAVAVSVMGTLHLGLFPSRLLDLARQSVSAITG
- the rex gene encoding Redox-sensing transcriptional repressor rex; translation: MKAIKIPEKTVTRLSIYLRCVEELENEGTMSISSKQLADRFGLNSAQVRKDLAYFGQFGIRGLGYYVTPLRHSLEEILGLKRAWEVALVGLGNLGSALIAYRGFQEKGFKISVVFDRDPAKIGRRIDGLQVMDTGTIASVVRKRKIKIGILAVPAPGAQVVLDALVKGGVIAVLNFAPAQLTAPDSVKVQNVDLSALLKTLSYHIARAEQPKSRTP